Proteins from a genomic interval of Spea bombifrons isolate aSpeBom1 chromosome 4, aSpeBom1.2.pri, whole genome shotgun sequence:
- the LOC128492595 gene encoding aromatase → MILEAFSTMQYNITEVMPSIAPATAASVLVFIFLLIVIWSHEETSSIPGPSYCMGLGPLISYCRFLRTGIGSAANYYNKMYGEVVRVWINGEETLIISKSSAACHVMKHGHYTSRFGSKRGLQCIGMNENGIIFNSNPSLWKVIRPFFTKALSGPCLMQTTEHCINSTKHFLGKLEDVTNDSGNVNVLKLIRLIMLDTSNKLFLRVPLDENDIVLKIQKYFDAWQALLLKPDIFFRISWLYKKYEKSANDLKEALETLIEQKRQELSTSEKLDKNMDFASELIFAQSHGDLTAENVNQCILEMLIAAPDTLSVSLFFMLVLIAQHPKIEEALMNEINTVVGDREVESSDMQNLKVLENFIYESMRYQPVVDLVMRKALEDDIIDGYNVKKGTNIILNLGRMHKVEYFPKPNEFTLDNFEKTVPHRYFQPFGFGPRACAGKYIAMVMMKAILVTLLKRYRVKMLQGKCLENIQNNNDLSTHPDETQPSLEMIFIPQNTAKLKH, encoded by the exons ATGATTTTGGAAGCTTTTAGCACAATGCAATATAACATCACTGAAGTAATGCCCAGCATAGCTCCAGCAACAGCCGCCTCTGTACTTGTCTTTATTTTCCTTCTTATTGTGATCTGGAGCCATGAAGAAACATCATCAATACCAG GTCCATCATACTGCATGGGACTCGGTCCACTGATTTCCTACTGCAGGTTCCTACGGACAGGAATAGGCAGCGCCGCTAACTATTACAACAAAATGTATGGGGAAGTTGTAAGAGTCTGGATTAATGGTGAGGAAACTCTGATTATCAGCAA atcaTCAGCTGCATGCCATGTAATGAAACACGGCCATTATACTTCAAGGTTTGGTAGCAAACGTGGGTTACAGTGCATCGGAATGAATGAAAATGGAATCATATTTAACAGCAATCCATCTTTATGGAAAGTGATTCGCCCATTCTTCACAAAAG CTTTGTCAGGACCTTGCCTTATGCAGACCACCGAGCACTGTATTAATTCAACAAAACACTTCCTAGGAAAACTGGAAGACGTGACCAATGACTCCGGAAATGTAAACGTGTTGAAGCTAATCAGGCTAATTATGTTAGACACTTCTAACAAGCTCTTTCTCAGAGTCCCTTTGGATG AAAATGATATTGTTCTGAAGATCCAGAAATATTTTGATGCATGGCAGGCACTTCTGCTGAAAccagatatattttttagaatttcCTGGCTGTACAAGAAGTATGAAAAGTCAGC CAATGATTTGAAAGAGGCCTTGGAAACACTAATTGAACAAAAACGTCAGGAGCTTTCAACCTCAGAGAAGCTGGATAAGAATATGGATTTCGCATCAGAACTCATATTTGCCCAG AGCCATGGAGATCTCACTGCAGAGAATGTCAACCAGTGCATCTTGGAGATGTTGATTGCTGCCCCTGATACCTTGTCCGTGTCTCTCTTCTTCATGTTAGTCTTGATTGCTCAACACCCAAAGATTGAAGAAGCGTTGATGAATGAAATCAACACTGTTGTTG GAGATAGGGAAGTGGAGAGCAGTGACATGCAAAACCTCAAAGTTTTGGAGAACTTCATCTACGAAAGTATGCGGTATCAGCCGGTTGTAGACTTGGTTATGCGCAAAGCTTTAGAAGATGATATCATCGATGGATACAATGTGAAGAAGGGCACTAACATCATTTTGAACTTGGGACGCATGCACAAAGTCGAATATTTTCCAAAGCCCAATGAATTTACCCTGGACAATTTTGAGAAGACG GTTCCGCATCGTTACTTCCAGCCATTTGGCTTTGGTCCACGTGCATGTGCAGGGAAGTACATAGCCATGGTGATGATGAAAGCGATTCTCGTGACTCTTCTAAAGAGATACAGGGTGAAGATGCTACAAGGAAAATGCCTGGAGAACATACAGAACAACAATGATCTGTCCACACACCCTGATGAAACACAGCCCTCATTAGAGATGATTTTCATTCCTCAAAACACAGCTAAACTCAAACACTAG